One window from the genome of Acinetobacter sp. ANC 7912 encodes:
- a CDS encoding thioesterase family protein, whose amino-acid sequence MALNQVYAAIATEEWVDIPEGWLQGRTIYGGLAAALMMQKAVLTISDPAKRLLSTSVTFVGPLQQRPVRLTAEILREGKSVTTVEVRLWQDDAVQSILLASFGVARESSIEVSQEAQAPDYPAPETLFKIPEHFNLPECFVNFDLVWAEMNLPCTGSSHPDFGGWCRFNPERHPERNFELADLMALFDIWPPGVLPMFKQIAPASSLTWTVTHVHPLKHQLNNWFKYKVFTDHAADGYSTEHAYLWDEENRLIAIARQTVTVFA is encoded by the coding sequence ATGGCACTGAATCAGGTGTATGCTGCAATCGCAACTGAAGAATGGGTGGATATTCCGGAAGGCTGGCTACAGGGAAGAACCATTTATGGTGGTCTGGCTGCGGCACTGATGATGCAAAAGGCAGTTTTGACCATTAGCGATCCAGCCAAACGTTTATTAAGCACGAGCGTTACTTTTGTTGGCCCATTGCAGCAACGTCCGGTAAGACTCACCGCCGAAATCCTGCGTGAAGGAAAATCAGTAACCACGGTTGAAGTGCGTTTGTGGCAGGATGATGCCGTGCAAAGCATTCTGCTTGCCAGCTTCGGTGTTGCACGTGAATCCAGTATCGAGGTCAGCCAAGAAGCACAGGCACCCGATTATCCAGCACCTGAAACCCTGTTCAAAATTCCCGAGCATTTCAACTTGCCTGAGTGCTTCGTTAACTTTGATCTGGTCTGGGCAGAGATGAACTTGCCTTGTACAGGAAGTTCACATCCAGACTTTGGTGGTTGGTGTCGTTTTAATCCTGAACGGCATCCGGAGCGGAATTTTGAACTGGCCGATCTGATGGCACTCTTTGATATCTGGCCACCCGGTGTGCTACCGATGTTCAAGCAAATTGCACCAGCTAGCAGCCTGACCTGGACCGTCACCCATGTGCATCCCTTAAAGCATCAGCTGAATAATTGGTTTAAATATAAAGTGTTTACCGATCATGCTGCAGATGGTTATTCCACTGAACATGCCTATCTCTGGGATGAAGAAAATCGCCTGATTGCGATTGCCAGACAGACAGTGACGGTCTTTGCCTAG
- the uvrC gene encoding excinuclease ABC subunit UvrC yields MNENARPHIEKILANMTTLPGVYRMYGKDGELLYVGKAKNLKNRVSSYFVKTIEHPKTQALVARIYDIQTLVVRSETEALLLEQNLIKLHRPPYNIMLRDDKSYVYIFISSDKPYPRIAAGRGKGKHQAGKFFGPYPSAYNARDTLVILQKLFNVRQCENSYFAQRKRPCLQYQIKRCSGPCVGLISPEDYQEDVNNSIRFLQGDTKELNQQLIAKMEEAAEKLEFEKAVFYRDRMALLRDVQAQQAIYKVKGEADILAIAHQAGVTCVQIMHVRNGKMLGGKSYFPDMQGDDLGQMLNDFIANFYFQVADEIPAELIVNVDVTDRKELEQALSQHFEKKIQIKSKVRETRAEWLELAQMNVLQGIKTKLANHFELNERFHQLEQVVGRPIDRIECFDISHTMGEETVASCVVFDSGGARKRDYRQFSIQDIQAGDDYAAMRQALTRRYKKHMLPDLLLIDGGKGQLHMAMEVMQDLGLEAFMVGVSKGEGRKPGLETLHFTDGTKIQLPEDHKALHLIQQVRDEAHRFAITRHRAKRDKKRGSSVLEVIPGLGPKRRRDLLTHFGGIQGVLKASEKDLQLVPGLGEVMARTIYKVLHE; encoded by the coding sequence GTGAACGAGAACGCGCGTCCCCATATTGAAAAAATCCTGGCGAATATGACCACGCTTCCGGGGGTGTACCGGATGTATGGCAAGGATGGCGAACTGCTGTATGTGGGCAAGGCGAAAAACCTGAAAAATCGCGTTTCCAGCTACTTTGTCAAGACGATTGAGCACCCAAAAACTCAGGCGTTGGTGGCCCGCATTTACGATATTCAGACCTTGGTGGTGCGCTCTGAAACCGAAGCGCTGCTGCTGGAACAGAACCTGATCAAGCTGCATCGTCCGCCGTATAACATCATGCTGCGTGACGACAAATCCTATGTCTATATTTTTATATCCAGTGACAAGCCTTATCCGCGCATTGCCGCAGGGCGGGGCAAAGGCAAGCATCAGGCGGGCAAGTTTTTTGGGCCTTATCCCAGTGCCTACAATGCCCGCGATACGCTGGTGATCCTGCAAAAACTGTTCAATGTGCGTCAATGTGAAAACAGCTATTTTGCCCAGCGCAAGCGTCCGTGTCTGCAATACCAGATTAAGCGTTGTTCCGGTCCCTGTGTGGGCCTGATTTCACCTGAGGATTATCAGGAAGACGTGAATAACTCGATCCGCTTTCTGCAAGGCGATACCAAGGAGCTGAACCAGCAGTTGATCGCCAAGATGGAAGAGGCGGCAGAAAAGCTCGAATTTGAAAAAGCGGTGTTCTACCGCGATCGTATGGCTTTGTTGCGTGATGTGCAGGCCCAGCAAGCAATTTACAAAGTGAAAGGCGAAGCGGATATTTTGGCGATTGCCCACCAGGCTGGGGTGACCTGTGTACAGATCATGCATGTGCGCAATGGCAAGATGCTCGGCGGCAAGAGCTATTTCCCGGATATGCAGGGTGATGATCTGGGCCAGATGCTGAATGACTTTATTGCCAATTTCTACTTCCAAGTTGCCGATGAAATTCCGGCAGAACTGATCGTCAATGTCGATGTGACTGATCGCAAGGAGTTGGAGCAGGCTTTATCTCAGCATTTTGAAAAGAAAATTCAGATCAAGTCCAAGGTGCGGGAAACCCGGGCGGAATGGCTGGAGTTGGCACAGATGAATGTGCTGCAAGGCATCAAGACCAAGCTGGCCAATCACTTTGAGCTGAATGAACGTTTTCATCAGCTGGAGCAGGTGGTGGGTCGTCCAATAGACCGAATTGAATGTTTTGATATCTCACATACCATGGGCGAAGAAACCGTAGCGTCTTGTGTGGTGTTTGATTCAGGTGGTGCACGGAAACGTGATTATCGCCAGTTTTCTATCCAAGACATCCAGGCAGGCGATGACTATGCCGCGATGCGTCAGGCACTGACCCGACGTTATAAGAAGCACATGCTGCCAGACCTGTTGCTGATTGATGGTGGTAAAGGACAGCTACACATGGCGATGGAAGTCATGCAAGATCTTGGTCTGGAGGCCTTTATGGTCGGTGTATCCAAAGGTGAAGGGCGTAAACCGGGTCTGGAAACTCTACACTTTACCGATGGTACCAAGATTCAGTTGCCGGAGGATCACAAGGCACTGCACCTGATCCAGCAGGTGCGGGATGAAGCACACCGTTTTGCCATTACCCGACATCGTGCCAAACGTGATAAGAAACGTGGCTCATCGGTGCTGGAAGTGATTCCGGGTCTGGGGCCGAAACGCCGTCGTGACCTGCTGACCCATTTTGGCGGGATTCAGGGGGTGCTAAAAGCCTCGGAAAAAGATTTACAATTGGTACCTGGGCTGGGGGAGGTGATGGCACGCACCATTTATAAAGTCCTGCATGAATAA
- a CDS encoding AAA family ATPase has protein sequence MTVQSSGPHIVRPATSTHSASERDRLIGKPRFHFEPKEVMQLLRERIIGQDAALDEIEKMLHVVKADFSNPERPLSVTLMLGPTGVGKTETVRLIAEAIYGRPDAFCRIDMNTLAQEHYAAALTGAPPGYVGSKEGHSLFDETAIAGSHTRPGIMLFDELEKASNEVIRGLMNVLDTGRLTLTAGTKTIDFRNCMIFMTSNVGAQAAQQYLEKLSFLPQKMQELCLKKMPTKRIIEKVMQRKFDPEFLNRIDRTLHYQAVQNDALPRLVEIELEKLNKRLQHQKRTVILTDAAKAYFYQGHDIRYGARHLGRKMRTELEPILAIYFLNQPDQLTLNLDCVDGQLVIQPAS, from the coding sequence ATGACCGTGCAGTCCTCTGGTCCACATATTGTTCGACCTGCCACTTCTACGCATAGCGCTTCGGAACGTGACCGCCTGATTGGCAAGCCACGCTTCCATTTTGAGCCCAAAGAAGTAATGCAGCTGTTGCGTGAGCGCATTATCGGACAAGATGCAGCACTGGATGAAATTGAGAAAATGCTGCATGTGGTCAAGGCGGATTTTTCCAACCCGGAGCGTCCGCTGTCTGTCACGCTGATGCTGGGGCCAACCGGGGTCGGTAAAACTGAAACCGTACGCCTGATTGCCGAAGCGATTTATGGCCGTCCGGATGCCTTCTGCCGGATTGATATGAATACCCTAGCGCAGGAACACTATGCCGCTGCACTGACTGGTGCACCTCCGGGTTATGTTGGCTCCAAAGAAGGTCACAGCCTGTTTGATGAAACAGCCATTGCAGGTAGTCACACCCGTCCAGGCATCATGCTGTTTGATGAACTGGAAAAGGCATCGAATGAAGTCATTCGAGGCCTGATGAATGTACTGGATACAGGGCGTTTAACCCTAACCGCAGGCACCAAGACCATTGATTTCCGTAACTGCATGATCTTTATGACCAGTAATGTCGGCGCTCAGGCGGCGCAGCAATATCTGGAAAAACTCAGCTTCCTGCCACAAAAAATGCAAGAGCTGTGTCTGAAAAAAATGCCGACCAAGCGCATTATTGAAAAAGTCATGCAGCGCAAGTTTGATCCGGAATTTCTGAATCGCATTGACCGTACCCTGCACTATCAAGCAGTGCAGAATGATGCCCTACCGCGTCTGGTGGAAATTGAACTGGAAAAACTGAATAAACGCCTGCAGCACCAGAAACGCACAGTGATCCTGACCGATGCAGCCAAAGCCTATTTCTATCAGGGTCATGACATTCGCTATGGTGCCCGTCATCTGGGCCGTAAAATGCGCACTGAACTGGAGCCAATTCTGGCGATCTATTTCTTGAATCAGCCAGACCAGCTCACTTTAAACCTGGACTGTGTCGATGGTCAGCTGGTGATTCAGCCTGCAAGTTAA
- a CDS encoding PH domain-containing protein codes for MQKFRSKKDWWIVAFIVCMSGLLLQLLLVMQAKGTLEQYPLHSTVYMLTIAVLWWPLLSTRYIVENGILTVRSVWLKWQIPLSSIQQIQPTDLSSIAPALSLKRLKIDYEENGVKKFILVSPKDQAAFIQAVQPKA; via the coding sequence ATGCAGAAGTTTCGTTCCAAGAAAGACTGGTGGATTGTCGCCTTTATTGTCTGTATGTCAGGACTGTTATTGCAGTTATTACTGGTGATGCAGGCCAAAGGCACATTAGAACAGTATCCGCTACATTCTACGGTGTATATGCTGACTATTGCGGTGCTGTGGTGGCCTTTGCTCAGCACACGTTACATTGTTGAAAATGGCATCCTAACTGTTCGCAGTGTGTGGCTGAAATGGCAGATTCCATTGTCCAGTATCCAGCAGATCCAGCCGACTGATCTGTCCAGTATCGCCCCGGCTTTGTCTTTAAAGCGTCTAAAAATTGACTATGAAGAAAATGGGGTAAAGAAATTTATTTTGGTTTCTCCTAAAGATCAGGCGGCCTTTATTCAGGCAGTTCAACCTAAAGCCTAA
- the lpxO gene encoding lipid A hydroxylase LpxO — protein sequence MIKWLILAIFVISALYIQQRGKVRHTFYRQFFDHSTILAPINFLMYLFSKVPNQPYIDTQHFKDLKVLDENWEMIRDEAKALYAQGGIKASSSYDDLGFNSFFKTGWKRFYLKWYDSAHPSAMELCPKTTALLKTLPTIKAAMFTELAPDSRLVRHRDPYAGSLRYHLGLMTPNDDRCFIDVDGQKYSWRDGESVVFDETYIHYAENKTDQNRIIFFADVERPLKTRWMERFNHWFGKNVMTAASSPNEAGDQTGGLNKVFGYVYQIRIKAKALKKKNRTLYYFLKWFLMWGIFFLIFIRPYVFH from the coding sequence ATGATCAAGTGGCTTATATTGGCGATATTTGTCATATCTGCCTTATATATTCAACAACGGGGTAAGGTACGTCATACGTTTTACCGACAGTTTTTCGACCATTCTACGATCCTGGCGCCGATTAACTTTTTGATGTACCTGTTTTCCAAAGTGCCCAACCAGCCTTATATCGACACCCAGCATTTCAAGGACCTGAAAGTTCTGGATGAAAACTGGGAAATGATTCGGGATGAAGCCAAAGCCTTATATGCCCAAGGTGGGATCAAGGCCTCCAGCAGTTATGATGATTTGGGCTTTAACTCTTTCTTTAAAACCGGCTGGAAGCGTTTTTACCTGAAATGGTATGACTCGGCACATCCTTCTGCGATGGAACTCTGCCCAAAAACGACAGCATTGTTAAAGACTCTGCCAACCATTAAAGCTGCCATGTTTACCGAACTGGCACCGGATAGCCGTCTGGTACGACACCGTGATCCGTATGCCGGTTCGTTGCGTTATCACCTGGGACTGATGACTCCAAATGATGACCGCTGCTTTATTGATGTCGATGGTCAGAAATATTCCTGGCGTGATGGCGAAAGTGTGGTGTTTGATGAAACCTACATCCACTATGCCGAAAACAAGACCGACCAGAACCGGATCATTTTCTTTGCCGATGTCGAACGCCCATTAAAGACCCGCTGGATGGAACGTTTTAACCACTGGTTTGGCAAGAACGTGATGACGGCTGCGAGTTCACCAAATGAAGCGGGGGATCAGACAGGCGGCCTGAACAAGGTCTTTGGTTATGTGTATCAGATCCGCATCAAAGCCAAAGCACTGAAGAAGAAAAACCGCACGCTGTACTATTTCCTGAAATGGTTCCTGATGTGGGGTATTTTCTTCCTGATCTTTATCCGGCCTTATGTGTTTCATTAA
- the fadB gene encoding fatty acid oxidation complex subunit alpha FadB, which yields MIHAGNAITVQMLSDGIAEFRFDLQGESVNKFNRATIEDFKAAIEAVKSNAEIKGLIVTSGKSTFIVGADITEFGENFAQGEQAIVEWALPVHDIFNSFEDLDIPKVAAINGMALGGGFEMCLVCDYRVMSEQAQVGLPEIKLGIFPGFGGTVRLSRVIGIDNAVEWMAMANPKKPAAALKDGAVDAVVAADKLQEAAIDLVKQAIEGRLDWKAKRQEKLDPVKLSMLEQMMAFNTAKGAVLAKANPAQYPAPKLMLDSLQAGASLPRNDALKAEAQGFAKAAVTPQAGALIGLFLNDQVVKKTSKKYEKGAHPVNQAAVLGAGIMGGGIAYQAASKGTPIIMKDIGNPQLALGMSEANKLLTKQVERKKMKPAQMGETLARIRPTLSYDEFKEVDIVIEAVTENPKVKGIVLKETEAKVRENTIIASNTSTISITRLAENLERPENFVGMHFFNPVHMMPLVEVIRGEKTSPEAIATTVVLAQKMGKTPIVVNDCPGFLVNRVLFPYFGAFDLLLKDGADFQQVDKVMEKFGWPMGPAYLMDVVGIDTGVHGAEVMAEGFPDRMKPDFKGSIQVMYENKRLGQKNDVGFYKYELDKKGKKAKQVDPTAYELVASVATAEKREFDPQEIIDRMMLAFCNETVRCLEDNIVATPAEADMAMIMGVGFPPFRGGPCRYIDQTGVAEYVALCNKYAHLGKAYEAPQSLRDMAANNKKFYG from the coding sequence ATGATCCACGCTGGCAATGCCATTACCGTCCAAATGCTTTCGGACGGAATTGCAGAATTCCGCTTTGACTTACAAGGTGAGTCGGTCAACAAATTTAACCGTGCAACAATTGAAGATTTCAAAGCTGCGATTGAAGCGGTGAAATCAAACGCTGAGATCAAAGGTTTGATTGTCACTTCAGGTAAATCGACATTTATCGTGGGTGCAGATATCACAGAGTTTGGTGAAAACTTTGCACAAGGCGAACAAGCTATTGTGGAATGGGCATTGCCTGTTCACGACATTTTCAACTCTTTTGAAGATTTAGACATTCCTAAAGTTGCTGCAATCAATGGTATGGCATTGGGCGGCGGCTTCGAAATGTGCCTGGTATGTGACTACCGTGTCATGTCAGAACAGGCACAGGTTGGTCTTCCAGAAATCAAACTGGGTATCTTCCCTGGTTTCGGCGGTACGGTTCGTTTAAGCCGTGTAATCGGTATCGACAATGCCGTTGAATGGATGGCAATGGCGAACCCTAAAAAGCCAGCTGCTGCACTGAAAGACGGTGCTGTAGATGCGGTGGTTGCTGCAGACAAACTGCAAGAAGCTGCAATTGACCTGGTGAAACAGGCAATTGAAGGTCGTCTGGACTGGAAAGCAAAACGTCAGGAAAAACTTGATCCTGTAAAACTGAGCATGCTTGAGCAAATGATGGCGTTCAATACTGCGAAAGGTGCAGTACTGGCAAAAGCAAACCCTGCTCAATACCCAGCGCCTAAGCTGATGCTGGACTCTTTACAGGCAGGTGCAAGCCTTCCACGTAACGACGCACTGAAAGCTGAAGCTCAAGGTTTCGCGAAAGCTGCTGTGACTCCACAAGCGGGTGCGCTGATCGGCCTGTTCCTGAACGACCAGGTGGTGAAGAAAACTTCCAAGAAATATGAAAAAGGTGCGCATCCTGTAAACCAGGCTGCTGTTCTAGGCGCGGGTATCATGGGTGGCGGTATTGCTTACCAGGCGGCAAGCAAAGGCACGCCTATCATTATGAAAGACATCGGTAACCCACAACTTGCACTGGGTATGTCTGAAGCAAACAAACTGCTGACCAAGCAGGTTGAACGCAAGAAGATGAAACCGGCACAAATGGGTGAAACCCTTGCGCGCATCCGTCCTACTTTAAGCTATGACGAGTTTAAAGAAGTGGATATCGTGATCGAAGCGGTAACCGAAAACCCTAAAGTAAAAGGTATCGTACTGAAAGAAACTGAAGCGAAAGTTCGTGAAAACACGATCATTGCTTCTAACACTTCTACGATCTCTATTACGCGTCTGGCTGAAAACCTGGAGCGTCCTGAGAACTTCGTGGGTATGCACTTCTTTAACCCGGTACACATGATGCCGCTGGTCGAAGTGATCCGCGGTGAGAAAACTTCTCCTGAAGCGATCGCGACAACCGTTGTTCTTGCTCAGAAGATGGGTAAAACACCAATCGTTGTTAACGACTGCCCGGGCTTCTTGGTAAACCGTGTCCTGTTCCCTTACTTCGGTGCATTTGACCTGTTACTGAAAGACGGTGCTGACTTCCAGCAAGTTGACAAAGTGATGGAAAAATTCGGCTGGCCTATGGGCCCTGCTTACCTGATGGACGTGGTTGGTATCGACACTGGCGTTCACGGTGCAGAAGTCATGGCGGAAGGCTTCCCGGACCGTATGAAGCCAGACTTCAAAGGTTCAATCCAGGTGATGTACGAAAACAAACGTCTAGGTCAGAAAAACGACGTTGGTTTCTACAAGTACGAACTGGACAAGAAAGGCAAGAAAGCGAAACAGGTTGACCCAACTGCTTACGAACTTGTGGCTTCTGTTGCAACCGCTGAGAAACGTGAATTTGATCCGCAAGAGATCATTGACCGCATGATGCTGGCATTCTGTAACGAAACTGTTCGTTGTCTGGAAGACAACATCGTTGCAACACCTGCTGAAGCAGACATGGCAATGATCATGGGTGTAGGCTTCCCTCCATTCCGTGGTGGCCCATGCCGTTACATCGACCAAACTGGTGTAGCTGAGTACGTTGCGCTTTGCAACAAGTACGCACATTTAGGGAAAGCTTATGAAGCGCCGCAATCTCTGCGCGACATGGCTGCTAACAATAAAAAATTCTACGGTTAA
- the fadA gene encoding acetyl-CoA C-acyltransferase FadA, translated as MATLNPRDVVIVDGVRSAMGKSKNGMFRNVRADSLSAELVRALVARNQFDVNEVEDVIWGCVNQTLEQGMNIARNIALLADLPKTVAGQTVNRLCGSSMQAIHTAAAQIATGQGDIFIIGGVEHMGHVGMMHGIDLNPEASKHYAKASNMMGLTAEMLGRMNGITREEQDAFGVESHRRAWAATQEGRFKNEIIGIEGHDANGFRKLCDIDEVIRPDANLEAFKALKPVFDPKGGSVTAATSSALSDGASAMLLMSAERAQALGLKPRAVIRSMAVAGCDAAIMGYGPVPATQKALKRAGLKIEDMQTVELNEAFAAQGLSVLKGLGLYEKQDIVNLNGGAIALGHPLGCSGARITTTLLNVMEQQDTQIGLATMCIGLGQGIATIIERV; from the coding sequence ATGGCTACTTTAAATCCACGTGACGTTGTCATCGTTGATGGCGTACGTTCAGCAATGGGTAAATCCAAAAATGGTATGTTCCGCAATGTACGTGCTGACAGCCTTTCTGCTGAACTGGTACGTGCGCTGGTTGCTCGTAACCAATTCGATGTCAACGAAGTTGAAGACGTGATCTGGGGTTGTGTCAACCAGACGCTTGAACAAGGCATGAACATCGCGCGTAACATCGCGTTGCTGGCGGATCTTCCTAAAACTGTTGCAGGTCAAACGGTAAACCGTCTGTGTGGTTCTTCTATGCAGGCAATCCACACCGCAGCTGCGCAAATCGCAACTGGCCAGGGTGATATCTTCATCATCGGTGGTGTAGAACACATGGGTCACGTTGGCATGATGCACGGCATCGACCTGAACCCAGAAGCATCTAAACACTATGCAAAAGCATCTAACATGATGGGCTTAACTGCTGAAATGTTAGGTCGCATGAATGGCATTACCCGTGAAGAACAAGATGCGTTCGGTGTTGAATCTCACCGCCGTGCTTGGGCTGCAACTCAGGAAGGCCGTTTCAAGAACGAAATCATCGGGATCGAAGGTCATGATGCGAACGGCTTTAGAAAACTGTGCGACATCGACGAAGTAATCCGTCCAGATGCGAACCTGGAAGCGTTCAAAGCACTGAAACCAGTATTCGACCCTAAAGGTGGTTCGGTAACTGCTGCGACTTCTTCTGCGCTGTCTGACGGTGCATCTGCAATGCTGCTGATGTCTGCTGAACGTGCTCAGGCGCTTGGTCTAAAACCACGTGCAGTGATCCGTTCTATGGCGGTTGCAGGCTGTGACGCTGCGATCATGGGTTATGGTCCTGTACCAGCAACTCAGAAAGCGCTTAAACGTGCTGGCCTGAAAATTGAAGACATGCAGACCGTTGAGCTGAACGAAGCGTTCGCTGCACAAGGTCTGTCTGTTCTGAAAGGCTTAGGTCTGTATGAAAAACAGGACATCGTGAACCTGAACGGTGGTGCGATTGCGTTGGGTCACCCATTGGGTTGTTCTGGTGCACGTATCACGACTACCCTGCTAAATGTAATGGAGCAGCAAGATACTCAAATCGGTCTTGCGACCATGTGTATTGGTCTGGGTCAAGGTATCGCGACCATTATCGAACGTGTTTAA
- a CDS encoding IS30-like element IS18 family transposase encodes MKKYTQLSQDERYEIYATLKSKSSIANLARELGRSRSTIYRELKRNTGQRGYRAQQAAKFASQRRYRPSSSMTAFAFAYIDYLIGLDWSPEQISGALTQRGWLDVPSHEWIYQYIYQDKSKGGKLHLHLRHQKKYRKRGYKNTDRRGQIIDKTSIHCRDQVIDQRQRLGDFEGDTVIGKHHKGALLTLVDRKSLYVHIVHLGSTRASSQTITCALDRLRMSHAYSVTFDNGKEFSEHKRITDAGIETYFADPYKSIQRARNENTNGLIRQYLPKSSSFDDVSNEQIEQIEFALNHRPRKTLGWYTPSEVMAGFYTVALAA; translated from the coding sequence ATGAAGAAATACACCCAACTTTCTCAAGATGAAAGATACGAAATTTATGCTACTTTGAAAAGTAAAAGCTCAATCGCTAACCTTGCTCGGGAGTTAGGGCGTTCACGATCAACCATCTACCGTGAATTAAAAAGAAATACTGGGCAACGTGGATATAGGGCTCAACAGGCAGCTAAATTTGCAAGTCAAAGACGGTACCGTCCTTCCTCATCAATGACAGCATTTGCCTTCGCCTATATTGATTATTTAATTGGCTTGGACTGGTCACCAGAACAAATTTCAGGTGCTTTAACACAACGCGGTTGGCTGGATGTACCTTCACATGAGTGGATTTACCAGTACATTTATCAAGATAAATCAAAAGGCGGTAAACTCCATCTACACTTAAGGCATCAGAAGAAATATCGAAAACGAGGTTACAAAAACACGGATCGTAGGGGGCAAATCATTGATAAAACAAGTATTCACTGTCGAGACCAGGTCATTGATCAACGACAACGTTTAGGAGATTTCGAAGGTGACACGGTGATTGGTAAACATCATAAAGGTGCTTTATTAACCCTTGTTGATCGAAAGAGCCTGTATGTACATATTGTTCATTTAGGATCAACGAGAGCATCCTCTCAAACGATTACTTGTGCGTTAGATCGTTTACGAATGAGCCATGCTTATAGTGTGACATTTGATAATGGTAAAGAATTTTCCGAACACAAAAGAATTACTGATGCCGGGATAGAGACGTATTTTGCTGATCCTTACAAGTCTATTCAGCGAGCTAGAAATGAAAATACGAATGGTTTAATCCGTCAATATCTGCCAAAATCATCATCGTTTGATGACGTGTCAAACGAACAAATAGAGCAGATAGAATTTGCACTCAACCATCGTCCTAGAAAAACGCTAGGTTGGTATACACCGAGTGAAGTTATGGCTGGTTTTTATACTGTTGCACTTGCCGCTTGA
- the tehB gene encoding SAM-dependent methyltransferase TehB, whose amino-acid sequence MTQDLVCYKEMPIWTQERIPQGFQRPHNTKTGTWAKLTVLKGELTFAFVNENGEILSTHVFSSEQQPPMIEPQCWHQIVSSSPDVECQLRFYCSKQDYFAKKYGLTPTHSEMVMAKPYLTGGRALDVGCGQGRNALYLNQMGYEVDAWDVNPNSLDKLKQIIAVEGIQNIQAAQRDLNADPSISGSYDFICCTVVMMFLEAQTVPALIAQMQQATKLNGYNLIVCVMDTDDIPAQPDFPFAFKPGQLSELYKGWKLIKYNEDIGELHRVDAQGNRIKQHFATMLAQKVSA is encoded by the coding sequence ATGACCCAGGATCTCGTCTGCTACAAAGAAATGCCGATCTGGACACAGGAGCGTATTCCGCAGGGTTTCCAGCGTCCGCATAATACCAAGACCGGCACCTGGGCCAAGCTGACAGTGTTAAAGGGTGAGCTGACCTTTGCCTTTGTCAATGAAAATGGCGAAATTCTGTCGACACATGTATTTAGTTCTGAGCAGCAACCACCGATGATCGAGCCACAGTGCTGGCATCAGATTGTTTCCAGCAGTCCAGATGTGGAATGCCAGCTGCGATTTTACTGCAGCAAGCAGGACTACTTTGCTAAAAAATATGGCCTGACCCCAACCCATTCTGAAATGGTGATGGCAAAGCCGTATCTGACTGGCGGACGTGCGCTGGATGTGGGCTGCGGGCAGGGCCGCAATGCGCTGTATCTTAACCAGATGGGTTATGAGGTAGATGCCTGGGATGTCAATCCGAATAGTCTGGATAAACTCAAGCAGATCATTGCGGTAGAAGGCATTCAAAATATTCAGGCGGCACAGCGGGACTTGAATGCTGATCCAAGCATTTCTGGCAGCTATGACTTTATCTGCTGTACCGTGGTGATGATGTTCCTTGAAGCCCAGACCGTTCCAGCCCTGATTGCCCAGATGCAGCAGGCGACCAAGCTCAATGGCTATAACCTGATTGTCTGTGTCATGGATACCGATGATATTCCGGCCCAGCCGGACTTTCCTTTTGCTTTTAAACCGGGTCAGTTAAGCGAACTGTATAAAGGCTGGAAGCTAATTAAATACAATGAAGATATTGGTGAGTTGCATCGGGTGGATGCACAGGGGAATAGAATCAAGCAGCATTTTGCCACCATGCTGGCGCAGAAAGTTTCCGCTTAA
- a CDS encoding GNAT family N-acetyltransferase, with protein MPITVHAYTSLENDEVRSQLERLYDTSPEFSDGADAMEQLEQNLQQYSVLYTAEFNTRIIGAIWCTGQGETRLLQNVVVHPANRGRGVAERLVSEVCRMEEEKGVKVFEPGCGAIHRCLAHLEKI; from the coding sequence ATGCCTATTACCGTACATGCCTATACTTCTTTGGAAAATGATGAAGTGCGCAGCCAGCTTGAGCGACTGTATGACACCAGCCCGGAATTTAGTGACGGGGCCGATGCCATGGAACAACTAGAGCAAAACCTGCAACAGTATAGCGTACTTTATACTGCAGAATTTAATACCCGTATTATTGGTGCGATCTGGTGCACCGGTCAAGGCGAAACCCGCCTGCTGCAGAATGTGGTCGTGCATCCGGCCAACCGTGGACGCGGGGTTGCAGAAAGGCTGGTTAGCGAAGTCTGTCGGATGGAAGAAGAGAAAGGCGTGAAGGTATTTGAGCCAGGATGTGGTGCGATTCACCGTTGTCTGGCGCATCTGGAAAAAATCTAA